A DNA window from Parabacteroides johnsonii DSM 18315 contains the following coding sequences:
- a CDS encoding FecR family protein translates to MDRNVLHRFFAGTASFEEEEAVCDWVDASDKNREELIRERKYFDVLLLHKTKNSSMVQSGHRFSLPFVIRESLKIAVAISVLVVSTLYIYNNVAKPAPVLAMNKIVVPPGQRANLTLSDGTNVWLNACSEMTYPASFSEDTRRVSLKGEAYFDVSKDVEHPFVVQTKKCDIKVLGTEFNVRVNESESDCEFSAALLEGSIELINKMKPGPSIRLAPMQKAEWTGGKMMVESIRNLDDYRWKEGLICFEEIRFADLMKRFEKTYDIRIVIQNKSLHDYKCSGKCRVSDGVDFILQVLQRSTRFTFSRSDDNTIIYIK, encoded by the coding sequence ATGGACAGAAATGTATTACATCGATTTTTTGCAGGAACAGCCTCTTTTGAAGAGGAAGAGGCTGTTTGTGACTGGGTGGATGCTTCTGATAAGAATCGGGAAGAGCTGATAAGGGAGCGGAAATATTTTGATGTGCTGTTGTTGCATAAGACGAAAAATAGCAGTATGGTGCAATCCGGTCACCGTTTCAGTCTGCCCTTTGTTATCAGAGAATCGCTGAAGATCGCCGTTGCAATTTCCGTATTGGTAGTGTCTACCCTGTACATATATAATAACGTGGCAAAACCGGCTCCTGTATTGGCGATGAACAAGATAGTCGTTCCTCCGGGCCAGCGGGCGAACCTCACCCTGTCCGACGGGACGAATGTCTGGTTGAACGCTTGTAGTGAAATGACTTATCCGGCCTCTTTTAGCGAGGATACCCGCCGTGTGTCGTTGAAAGGTGAAGCCTATTTTGATGTCTCTAAAGATGTGGAACATCCGTTTGTCGTACAGACGAAGAAATGCGATATAAAAGTTTTAGGGACGGAATTTAATGTCCGGGTGAATGAGTCGGAGTCGGATTGTGAATTTTCAGCCGCCCTGTTGGAAGGTTCCATCGAACTGATAAATAAGATGAAGCCTGGTCCTTCCATCCGGCTTGCTCCGATGCAGAAAGCGGAATGGACGGGAGGCAAAATGATGGTGGAATCAATCCGTAACCTGGATGACTATCGCTGGAAAGAGGGGTTGATCTGCTTTGAGGAGATCCGTTTTGCCGATTTGATGAAACGCTTTGAGAAGACGTATGATATCCGTATCGTAATCCAAAACAAAAGTCTGCATGACTATAAATGTAGTGGTAAGTGCCGTGTTTCGGACGGGGTGGATTTCATTTTGCAGGTGTTGCAACGCAGTACGCGTTTTACTTTTTCCCGCAGTGATGATAATACGATTATCTATATAAAGTAA
- a CDS encoding glucosidase family protein has protein sequence MRKQIYCLLSLLWISCLSVSAADRWVINPAGGITWQIDERVPHEDHIEMSGLKVSTVLRYGVDANGSFMLNRSMVWPMLRTIPNNTHASLMRRFAWDVTDMVEVNGQSLLNEKVKEVTLNGTMVVQSEYVLPRKGKLGLTRVLFPSVSNPAFCEKYILRNTGESTISIEIPSSRSVVETDVAKGVDGSYKLVSTINGQATRQLQPGEELTFSAIFAGYKKNESELSFDIDRELQARQDLIAGFWDNLVLDTPDPVINTMFAFAKIRGAESIYDTKGGLMHGPGGESYYAAIWANDQAEYINPFFPYLGYEVGNRSALCSYEHFARFMNPEYKPIPSSIIAEGIDIWAGAGDRGDAAMVAYGASRYALSKGDKAEAEKLWPLIEWCLEYCRRNLNESGVVASDADELENRFPAGKANLCTSSLYYDALISAGYLGRDLGKPVAAYTRQAIALKKNIDRYFGGTVEGFDTYKYYEGNDVLRSWICIPLTVGIQDRKDATIQALFSPRLWTENGLLTQAGSETFWDRSTLYALRGVYACGETEKATDYLKFYSSQRLLGEHVPYAIEAWPEGNQRHLSAESGLYCRIITEGMFGIRPTGLNSFVFTPRLPQEWDHMNLRKICAFGQVFDIEVKRLGDKLQVAVIADGKTICNRKIKEGENIRIKF, from the coding sequence ATGAGAAAACAGATTTATTGCCTTTTATCTCTTTTATGGATTAGCTGCCTTTCCGTTTCGGCAGCCGATCGCTGGGTTATTAATCCTGCCGGTGGTATTACTTGGCAGATAGACGAGCGCGTCCCACATGAGGACCATATCGAAATGAGCGGGTTGAAAGTCTCGACCGTGCTTCGCTACGGAGTGGATGCGAATGGTTCCTTTATGCTGAACAGAAGTATGGTATGGCCGATGCTCCGCACGATTCCGAATAATACGCATGCCAGCTTGATGCGTCGTTTTGCTTGGGATGTGACGGATATGGTCGAGGTAAACGGACAGTCTTTACTGAACGAGAAGGTAAAAGAGGTCACGTTGAACGGCACGATGGTCGTGCAGAGCGAATACGTGCTTCCTCGTAAAGGAAAACTTGGTCTGACGCGTGTCTTGTTCCCTTCCGTCTCGAATCCGGCTTTTTGTGAAAAATATATTTTACGGAATACAGGTGAATCCACGATATCGATAGAAATCCCTTCTTCCCGTTCGGTTGTCGAGACAGATGTCGCGAAAGGGGTGGATGGTAGCTATAAGTTGGTTTCGACTATCAACGGACAGGCAACTCGTCAGTTGCAACCGGGCGAGGAACTGACATTCAGTGCGATTTTTGCCGGATATAAAAAGAATGAAAGTGAGCTTTCGTTCGATATTGACCGGGAGTTACAGGCCCGGCAGGATTTGATTGCCGGCTTCTGGGATAACTTGGTTCTGGATACGCCCGATCCTGTCATCAACACCATGTTCGCTTTTGCAAAAATCCGTGGAGCGGAAAGTATTTACGACACGAAAGGCGGCCTGATGCATGGTCCCGGCGGCGAATCCTACTATGCTGCAATCTGGGCGAACGACCAGGCGGAATATATCAATCCTTTCTTTCCTTACTTGGGATATGAAGTCGGAAACCGTTCCGCATTGTGCTCGTATGAACATTTTGCCCGTTTCATGAATCCGGAATACAAGCCGATCCCTAGTTCAATCATAGCGGAGGGTATCGACATCTGGGCGGGGGCCGGTGACCGTGGCGATGCGGCGATGGTTGCTTATGGTGCTTCCCGCTATGCTTTGTCCAAAGGAGATAAGGCTGAAGCCGAAAAGTTGTGGCCATTGATCGAATGGTGCTTGGAATATTGCCGGCGCAATCTGAATGAGAGTGGTGTTGTGGCTTCCGATGCGGATGAACTGGAAAACCGTTTCCCTGCTGGAAAAGCAAACCTTTGCACTTCTTCCTTATATTATGATGCCTTGATCTCAGCCGGTTATTTAGGGAGAGATTTAGGTAAGCCGGTAGCTGCCTATACTCGCCAGGCTATAGCCCTGAAGAAAAATATCGACCGCTATTTCGGTGGGACTGTCGAAGGATTTGATACCTATAAATATTATGAAGGAAATGATGTCCTGCGTTCCTGGATCTGCATTCCGCTCACGGTCGGGATACAGGACCGGAAAGATGCGACCATCCAGGCGTTGTTCTCTCCGCGCCTGTGGACGGAGAACGGTTTGCTGACGCAGGCCGGAAGTGAAACATTCTGGGACCGCTCCACCTTGTATGCGTTGCGTGGCGTGTATGCTTGCGGTGAGACAGAGAAAGCTACCGATTATTTAAAATTCTATTCTTCCCAGCGTCTGCTGGGTGAACATGTCCCTTATGCAATCGAGGCATGGCCGGAAGGTAACCAGCGCCATCTGTCTGCCGAAAGCGGTTTGTATTGCCGTATCATTACGGAAGGGATGTTTGGTATTCGTCCGACCGGCCTGAATTCGTTTGTCTTTACTCCCCGTCTGCCGCAGGAGTGGGATCATATGAACCTGCGTAAGATTTGTGCGTTCGGTCAAGTATTCGATATCGAAGTGAAGCGCCTCGGTGATAAACTGCAAGTTGCCGTTATCGCAGACGGAAAAACGATCTGTAACCGGAAAATAAAGGAAGGTGAAAATATTCGGATAAAATTTTAG
- a CDS encoding RNA polymerase sigma-70 factor: protein METASEIKAFNKLFAEYHGLFVRFANTYLQDEAAAEDIAVEGIMYYWENRYSLSSNSNIPAYILEVIKHKCLNYLRHLRVREDVEQRIQEHQQRVNSLRIATLEACDPQEIFSSEAGRLVDEALAMMPDKTRRIFIMSRYENKTYPEIAAHFSLSVKSVEFHISKALKILKVKLKDYMTIVLFM, encoded by the coding sequence ATGGAAACAGCCTCGGAGATAAAAGCTTTTAATAAGTTGTTTGCCGAATATCATGGATTGTTTGTGCGTTTCGCCAATACGTACCTGCAAGATGAAGCGGCAGCGGAAGATATTGCTGTCGAGGGGATCATGTATTATTGGGAAAACCGCTATTCTCTTTCTTCCAATTCGAATATTCCTGCCTATATCCTGGAAGTGATCAAACATAAATGTCTGAATTACCTTCGTCATCTTCGTGTCCGTGAAGATGTGGAACAACGCATCCAGGAACACCAGCAACGGGTGAACAGCCTGAGGATCGCTACTCTTGAAGCCTGCGATCCTCAAGAAATCTTCAGTTCGGAGGCCGGACGGCTCGTTGATGAAGCATTGGCGATGATGCCTGACAAGACCCGTCGGATCTTTATCATGAGCCGCTATGAAAATAAGACATACCCGGAAATTGCTGCCCATTTCTCTCTTTCCGTCAAGAGTGTGGAGTTTCACATATCAAAAGCATTGAAGATATTGAAAGTGAAGTTGAAGGACTATATGACGATTGTTTTGTTCATGTGA